The following is a genomic window from candidate division KSB1 bacterium.
GTTACGAATTAGTTTGGGCCCGTATGAGAAGTCTGTGATGCACGAGCATCCTGCCGGCGTGGCAGTTTTCCTAACCGATGGCAAGGGGAAATTTACCTACCCAGACGGAAAAACCGAGGAGATCAGTTGGAAAGCCGGGCAAACACTGTGGCTGCCCGCGGTCAAACACCTGCCAGAAAATCTAACCGATAAACCTCTTGAACTGATTCAGGTGGAGTTGAAGGTCAAAGAAGCAAAGACTGAGAAAAAATAAGCATGGAGTAATTCCTCGGTTACGTGTGGAGTCGCGCAGGCATCCTTGCCTGTTTAGTTGGCAGACTGGAAGTCCAATGCTGCTAACTTTTCGGAAAGGCAAACCAATTGCGGGCAAAACAATTCAAAAGCAATGACAGAAAAATGAATGGCAAAAACATGGGAGCGGGTTTTCATCAAAAACACTCTTGGCCCCTTGGTAAGAAGCCTGAATATCTTTCTGCCATACATCTTCCTGTCATGATTTTCTTGAAAAAGTTAGTGACATTGGACTGGAAGTCTGCGCTACGTAACTGAGGCATTACCGAAAAATTCATATTTTTTCCCAATTGACGGTTTCTACGACAGCGCCCAGCAAGGCTGGTGGACTCGTCAAAATTTTAACCTGAAAGGAAAGCGAGATCATGAACCAAGCAGAAAAAAACGCCGAGACCGTGCGACGCGGTTACGCGGCCTTCAACTCGGGCGACATGAAGACGCTCACCGAGATCTTCCACGACAACGCCTCGTGGCACACGCCGGGGCGAAGCTCCATCGCCGGCGACTTCAAGGGCCGCGACGCGGTCTTTGCCCAATTCGGTCGCTATGCGGGTGAGACCGGAGGGAACTTCAAGGCCACATTACAGCACGTGTTCAAGGGTGATGACGGCCGCGTGGCCGGCGTTCATCACAACAGCGCGAAGCGGAACGGCAAGCAGTTGGAAGTTGATTGCTGCCTCGTCTTCGAGTTCAAGGACGGACGGGTGATTGACGGCAGGGAATACTTTTACGACCTCAACGCTTGGGACGAGTTCTGGTCGTAGCTCCGCCGGACTAGCCGGCGCTTTGAAGGCAAGCAAAAGCCGACGCTGTCATCAAGCCAGCGTCCGCGGGGAAAGAGTGTTTTAGAAATGGAGCAATGGAAAAGAACCCGCGAGCGGACCCCGGCTCGCGGAATTTTTCAATCTTTAATTCGATTTGTTGCGGCAATTCGTGCCGGCAGTTTAGCAGCAAGCGCCACCGGCCTGCAGGAAGGTGGCGCTTTTGCTTTTCTTTGCTATTTGCTGCTCGCAACACCATGATTGATACCCGCGCCGGGAATATTCAACCGCATCCACAAGTCCACCGGGTGCGGAAACGTAGCGATTACCCTGCTGGTAAACTTTGATGCCGTCAATCGCATGCTCGCCCTTCGCGCCGGATACGTCGAAAAGGCTTTGCCGTTTGCAATAAATTTTTCCTTGAGACTCATGGCAGAAGCAGAACTTTTGCAACATGAATTTGCGCGCCAGCACGCAAACGGTATATATACATGCCGGTAGCCAACGGAGTGCCGTTTCCGTCTTTTGCGTCCCATTGCAAGATATGACGCCCTGGCAGCAAAAGCGCGCCGTTACCCAATCTCGCCACTTCGCGTCCGGTCAAATCGTGCACGGTGGCATAAACCGGCAGCGGTTGTGATAGCTCAAAAACAATTTTCAAGCCCGACGGCGACTGACTCAAGCGCAATGGATTTGGATAATTCAGCACATATTGCATCGGGCGCCGTGCCGAATCGGTTAGATCAACGCGCGTCATATTACCCGCCTTGATCATCGCAAAGCTGTCGATGATTTTTCCATCTTTCATCATGTATTTGCCTCGAAGCGTATCGCCGTTGATATAAACAATCGCAAAACCGCCGGCATTGCCTTGCTGGAAAGCCATGAGTTGATGTTTGCCCTCCAAATTACCGTCTTTGCCGCCGCTGCCGGAAACGACATAAACCGTTCCCGGCTCGACGCCGTTCTTCGGATAATTGCTCAAATCGTTATTGATAATCTTGCCGTTGTTCAGCAAAAACGAGCGCTCGGCGACATGCGAATGGCCGCAAAGAACCAAATCGACGCCGGCGCGTTCGAGCACAGGAACGAACTGGGCTTTCGTAAAATTGTCGTCGGTATGCGTGCCGGAAGTATAAGGCGGTCGGTGAAACATCACGATCAGCCATTGCTGGCCGCGGTTTTTGGCGTCGGTGAGATCTTTTTTCGCCCAATCAAGCTGCTTCGCCAGCGCTGCGCCCGAAACCAAAAGCTCGTCGTCCAAACAAACAATGTGGGCGTTGGCATAATCAAATGAATAATAATTCTCCAACTTGTCGGGATTGTTGGTTGGTGTATAAAAAAACTCGAAATACGGCCCGCCCTTGGAGGTTTGAATATCGTGATTGCCAAGCGTCGGGAAAAAGCAAAAATTACGATACAGGTTTTTATAGATGGGAAAAAAATATTTGAGATACTCTGTGCGCGTACCGCTACTGTAAACAATATCGCCCAAGAGGAGCGCGAATTTGTGCCTGGGGCGCTCGGCGATCATGCGTGCCGCCACTTCTTTTTGATTGGTTGAGCCGTCGCCCAAATCACCGGCAGCGAGGAAGCTAAACGGCGCGCGCACGCCGGCCGGGATATGTGTTTCAAAATAATAATCGGCACCAGTGGCTAATATTGTCGCGCTGTCGGACACTTCATAAAAATATTTTGTGCCCGGTGTCAAGCCGGTGGCTTCGGCGGCGTGTACGGTTCCGGCCTTCAGATTGATGGTATTGAGCCACTGCCCAGGCCTCGTTCCGTACTTCAGAATTCCGGGGACGGCTTTTTCTGTATACCAAACGACGGTGGCGCGATCCGTCGAAACTCTTTGCACATACGGTCCGAGGCTGATTTGCGCCCAACCGATCTGCGCCCACAGCATCATTAACATCGCGCCAACTTGAGACTTGCAAATACTCATCGGGCATTACTCTCCATAAAAACACAACTACGTAATTCATCTACGGTGGATTACAAAAGTGCGGGCAACGCGGTTATGGTTTAAATATAACTGCTGAGTTTATTGCCCGCAGAAAGATTGCCATGTAAATTTGGCAATTCCCATGCCGAGGACTCAGATTGCCTGGCGGTAGTAAAACTGAACGTGGTGGGTGGATCAATCAGGATGGATGCTTTTTAATTTCCCCGCTGCTGCTTGTAAAACGCCGCCATCTCCGCAAACACCTCATCGGAATTTCCCGCGGCAATGCGGCAGTCGGGGAGCGACTCCAAAAACAAGCGGCCATAAAATTTCTTGACGATGCGGTTGTCGAAAATCACGATCGCGCCAAAATCGGATTTGCGCCGAATAAGCCGGCCAAAACCTTGTTTGAATTTGATCACCGCCTGCGGCACGGAATATTCCATAAACGAATTGCCGCCGCGGCGTTCGATGGCTTCGACGCGCGCTTCCAACACCGGCTCGCTCGGAACTTTGAACGGCAAGCGTGGAATGATCACGCATTCCAGCGCTTCGCCGTGTACATCGACGCCTTGCCAAAAACTGTCGGTCGCAAAAAGCGCCGAACCGACCTGTCTTTTAAAATTTTCGAGAAGACGATGGCGATTCTCCTGGCCTTGTTTCATCGCCACAATGCCGGCTGCCGCCAGCTCCGAGGCCAATTCGCGATGCATTTGATTCAACAAGCCATAAGCCGTGAAGAGAATAAACGCACGCCCTCGCGAAATTTTCAAGGCGCGCAGCAATCCCTCGCGTAATTGCTGTGGATAATCGCGGGCATTCGGTTCGGGAATATCGGTCGGAATCACGATCAGCGCCTGCCGGCCAAAATCAAACGGCGAGCCGAGCTGCGTCGCGGTTTTGTGAATGCG
Proteins encoded in this region:
- a CDS encoding nuclear transport factor 2 family protein: MNQAEKNAETVRRGYAAFNSGDMKTLTEIFHDNASWHTPGRSSIAGDFKGRDAVFAQFGRYAGETGGNFKATLQHVFKGDDGRVAGVHHNSAKRNGKQLEVDCCLVFEFKDGRVIDGREYFYDLNAWDEFWS
- a CDS encoding metallophosphoesterase is translated as MSICKSQVGAMLMMLWAQIGWAQISLGPYVQRVSTDRATVVWYTEKAVPGILKYGTRPGQWLNTINLKAGTVHAAEATGLTPGTKYFYEVSDSATILATGADYYFETHIPAGVRAPFSFLAAGDLGDGSTNQKEVAARMIAERPRHKFALLLGDIVYSSGTRTEYLKYFFPIYKNLYRNFCFFPTLGNHDIQTSKGGPYFEFFYTPTNNPDKLENYYSFDYANAHIVCLDDELLVSGAALAKQLDWAKKDLTDAKNRGQQWLIVMFHRPPYTSGTHTDDNFTKAQFVPVLERAGVDLVLCGHSHVAERSFLLNNGKIINNDLSNYPKNGVEPGTVYVVSGSGGKDGNLEGKHQLMAFQQGNAGGFAIVYINGDTLRGKYMMKDGKIIDSFAMIKAGNMTRVDLTDSARRPMQYVLNYPNPLRLSQSPSGLKIVFELSQPLPVYATVHDLTGREVARLGNGALLLPGRHILQWDAKDGNGTPLATGMYIYRLRAGAQIHVAKVLLLP